CCGAGCCCACCACCCCCGGGGTTTTGGCCCGGGCCCTCCTCTCCTTGGGGGCCTGGAACGCCCTCAGGATGGACGGGGGAGGCTCGGCCCAGCTTTGGGTTCAGGGGAGGCTGCGAAGCCCGTACCAAGGCCCCCCCAGGCCGGTGGTGAGCGCCTTGGCCCTTTACGCCCCCTAAAGGGCGCCTCCTCCCGCGGGAGGGCTCACGCCGAAATTGGGCTTGCAAAAAGGCATTACCGGGGCCCCCACCCTGGCAGGGCCAGGGTGGGGTAGCATCAGCTCACCCGCTCCACCCGGATGAGGTTGGTGGTCCCCCGCACCCCAAAGGGTACTCCCGCGGCGATCACCACCCTCTCCCCCACCTGGGCCAGCCCGCAGGCCTTGGCCTCCTCCAGGGCGATGCGCACCATGTCGTCGGTGTCCTGGGGGTCGGGGGCCAGGTGAGGGAGAACGCCCCAGACCAAGGCCAGCTGCCGCTCCACCTCGGGGTTGGGGGTGAGGGCCAGGATGGGTACCCGGGGCCGGGTACGAGCGATGCGCCTGGCGGAGCTTCCCGTGGCGGTGAAGACCACAATGGCCTTGGCCTCCACCGCCTCCACGATGTCCTCCGCCGCCTGGGCGATGGCGTCTTGGGTGGTGGGGGTGGGGGCCGGGCGTAGGACGTTGAGCTTTTGCAAGAACTCGGGGGAGGACTCCACCACCCAGGCGATCCGGGCCACGGTGGCCACCGCCTCCACCGGGTAGGCCCCGGCGGCGGTTTCCGCGGAAAGCATGACGGCATCCGTACCGTCGAAGATAGCGTTGGCCACGTCGGAGGCTTCGGCCCGGGTGGGGCTCGGGTTCTGCACCATGGACTCCAGCATCTGGGTGGCGGTGATCACCGGCTTCCCGGCGGCGATGGCGCGGAGGATGAGGCGCTTTTGCACGATGGGCACCTCCTCCAAGGGCATCTCCACCCCCAGGTCTCCCCGGGCCACCATAATGCCGTCGGCTTCTTCCAGGATCTCCTCAAAACGGTAGACGGCGGAAGGCTTCTCGATCTTGGCCATGAGCCGGGCCCGGGAACCATACCGGGCCAGGTAGTGCCGGGCCAGGAGGAGGTCGTCCCGGGTGCGCACGAAGGACACCGCCACCCAGTCCACCCCCAGCTCCGCCCCCAGGGCCAGGTCCTGGATGTCCTTTTCCGAAAGGGCGGGGAGGGAGAGATCCGAGCCGGGGACGTTAATCCCCTTGCTGTCGGAAAGCACCCCACCCAGTTCTACCACGGTGTGGATCTCATCCCCCTGGATCCTTTCCACCCGAAGGCGTAGGCGGCCGTCATCCAAGAGGAGCGCCTGACCGGGAGCCACGTCCTCCGGAAGCCCCTTGTAGGTGATGGAAACCCGGGTCTCGTCCCCCTCCACGGGAGCCCGGGTGAGAATGAAGGGTTGGCCCACCTTAAGCTCCACCCGGCCCTCCTTGAGCCGGCCGATGCGGATCTTAGGGCCCTGGAGGTCCTGGAGGATGGCCAGGGTTTTGCCCAGTTCCTTCTCCACCTCCCGCACCCAGGCCACCCGCCTCCGGTGCTCCTCGTGGGTGCCGTGGCTGAAGTTCAAGCGAAAGACATCCGCCCCCGCCTCCGCCAGGGCCCGGATGGCTTCCTTGGAGTCCGAAGCGGGCCCCAGCGTGGCCACGATCTTGGTGCGCTTAAAAGGCCTCATACCCTAAAAAGCGCGCCGCACGCCCCAGCTCCTCCTCGATGCGCAAAAGCTGGTTGTACTTGGAAAGGCGGTCGGATCGGGAGAGGGAACCGGTCTTGATCTGCCCGGCGTTCACCGCCACCGCAAGGTCGGCGATGAAGCTATCCTCGGTTTCCCCAGAGCGGTGGCTGATCACTGCCCGGTAGCCGGAGCGCTGGGCTAGGCGGATGGCCTCGAGGGTCTCCGAAAGGGTGCCGATCTGGTTCACCTTCACCAGGATGGCGTTGGCCACGCCCCGCTCAATGCCCTGGCGAAGCCTTTCCGGGTTGGTGACGAAGAGGTCGTCCCCCACCAGCTGCACCTTCTCCCCAAGCTCTTGGGTGAGGAGCCGCCAACCTTCCCAGTCGTCCTCCGCCAGGCCGTCCTCAATGGAGCGGATGGGGTATGTGTCCACCCACTTGGCCCAGAACTCCACCATCTCCTCCGAGGAAAGGACCCGCCCTTCCCCTTCCAGGTGGTACCTGCCGTCCCGGTAAAGCTCGCTGGCCGCCGGGTCCAGGGCCAGGGAAACCTCTTGCCCTGGGGTGTACCCCGCCCGCTCAATGGCGAGGAGGAGGAGCTCGATGGCCTCCTCGTTGCTCCTCAAGTCCGGGGCGAACCCTCCCTCGTCCCCCACGTTGGTGCTGTAGCCCTTCTCCTTCAAGACCCCTTTGAGGGTGTGAAAGACCTCAGCGC
The nucleotide sequence above comes from Thermus tengchongensis. Encoded proteins:
- the pyk gene encoding pyruvate kinase, with the protein product MRPFKRTKIVATLGPASDSKEAIRALAEAGADVFRLNFSHGTHEEHRRRVAWVREVEKELGKTLAILQDLQGPKIRIGRLKEGRVELKVGQPFILTRAPVEGDETRVSITYKGLPEDVAPGQALLLDDGRLRLRVERIQGDEIHTVVELGGVLSDSKGINVPGSDLSLPALSEKDIQDLALGAELGVDWVAVSFVRTRDDLLLARHYLARYGSRARLMAKIEKPSAVYRFEEILEEADGIMVARGDLGVEMPLEEVPIVQKRLILRAIAAGKPVITATQMLESMVQNPSPTRAEASDVANAIFDGTDAVMLSAETAAGAYPVEAVATVARIAWVVESSPEFLQKLNVLRPAPTPTTQDAIAQAAEDIVEAVEAKAIVVFTATGSSARRIARTRPRVPILALTPNPEVERQLALVWGVLPHLAPDPQDTDDMVRIALEEAKACGLAQVGERVVIAAGVPFGVRGTTNLIRVERVS
- the eno gene encoding phosphopyruvate hydratase; translated protein: MTTIVNVKAREVLDSRGFPTVEAEVELEGGAKGRAMVPSGASTGTHEALELRDGGKRYLGKGVRRAVAHILERIAPELIGRDALDQEGVDRAMLELDGTPNKSNLGANALLAVSLATARAAAEALGLPLYRYLGGVQAVTLPVPLMNVINGGKHADNRVDFQEFMLVPAGAESFSEALRIGAEVFHTLKGVLKEKGYSTNVGDEGGFAPDLRSNEEAIELLLLAIERAGYTPGQEVSLALDPAASELYRDGRYHLEGEGRVLSSEEMVEFWAKWVDTYPIRSIEDGLAEDDWEGWRLLTQELGEKVQLVGDDLFVTNPERLRQGIERGVANAILVKVNQIGTLSETLEAIRLAQRSGYRAVISHRSGETEDSFIADLAVAVNAGQIKTGSLSRSDRLSKYNQLLRIEEELGRAARFLGYEAF